The Pangasianodon hypophthalmus isolate fPanHyp1 chromosome 5, fPanHyp1.pri, whole genome shotgun sequence genome includes a window with the following:
- the stat1b gene encoding signal transducer and activator of transcription 1b isoform X3, whose product MALWYQLQQLDSRYLEQIDQLYDDTFPMEIRQYLSQWIESIDWDAVALDESLARLRFHDLLSKLDELYSRLNPSNNFLLQHNIRKIQRNLQEHFQENPMYMAMIISNFLNEERRILETALRTQENTGSSQGNVVMEKQKQLDSQVNELKKRVQEAEQDIQVLEDLQDEHDFKRKTLQNRMEIEANTQITKEIQLEELKIREMFLKLNKMKEAVVMELLNALKLADLTQSTLISEKVPEWKQRQQMACIGGPPNACLDQLQNWFTTVAECLQQIRHQLNTLQELVLNFTYDNDPIALNMNSLQEQALSLFKNLLINSIVVERQPCMPTHPQRPLVLKTGVQFTVKLRLLVKLPELNCQLKVKASFDKFRRFNILGTSSKVMNMEESNGCLSAEFRHLQLKEKKAAGSRANESSLLIMEELHSISFDTQLNQGDISIDITTTSLPVVVISHVGQLPSAWASILWFNMVCTDYQNLGFFLNPPSVMWGDLAKVLSWQFSSVTKRGLNSDQLSMLADKLLGPEAQGDPNTAVYWSKFIKTASNERGVAFWLWIDGILDLIKRCLLNIWNDGYIVGFINKEKERTLLQDKLPGTFLLRFSETCKDGGITITWVEQSQNGEPQTHSVKPYRKSDLVNLSFPDVIRNYTLMDAENIPENPLLYLYPDIPKDIAFGRYYSSPSDASEDMDVDKPPVLSPYVDRRIIPVSEVPDGRLQDKILPLSPEEFGELQHINKNNGMDNLCVTLPP is encoded by the exons ATGGCACTTTGGTACCAGCTACAACAGCTGGACTCAAGATACCTGGAGCAAATCGACCAGCTCTACGATGATACGTTCCCCATGGAGATTCGTCAGTACCTCAGCCAATGGATTGAAAGCATTGACTG GGACGCTGTGGCCCTTGATGAGTCCCTAGCGAGGCTGCGTTTCCACGACCTTCTGAGTAAGCTGGATGAGCTTTACAGTCGCCTGAATCCAAGCAACAACTTCCTCCTTCAGCACAACATCCGCAAAATACAGCGCAACCTACAG GAACACTTTCAGGAAAATCCAATGTACATGGCTATGATTATATCCAACTTCCTGAATGAGGAAAGGAGAATTCTAGAGACAGCCCTCAGAACACAG GAAAATACGGGCTCATCCCAGGGCAATGTTGTAATGGAGAAGCAGAAGCAGCTGGACAGCCAGGTGAACGAGCTGAAGAAGAGAGTGCAG GAAGCAGAACAGGACATTCAGGTTCTGGAGGATCTACAAGACGAGCATGACTTCAAGAGGAAAACTTTACAGAACAGAA tggAGATTgaagcaaatacacaaataacCAAAGAGATTCAGCTGGAGGAGTTGAAGATCAGAGAAATGTTCCTTAAGCTGAACAAAATGAAAGAG GCTGTAGTAATGGAGTTACTAAATGCACTAAAATTAGCAGATCTGACCCAGAGCACACTCAtatcagaaaaggttccagAGTGGAAGCAGAGGCAGCAGATGGCTTGCATTGGTGGTCCTCCAAATGCCTGCCTGGATCAGTTACAGAACtg GTTCACCACAGTGGCAGAGTGTTTGCAGCAGATACGTCAtcagctgaacacactgcagGAGCTGGTGCTGAACTTCACCTACGACAACGACCCCATCGCTTTGAACATGAACTCACTGCAGGAGCAGGCGCTGTCGCTCTTCAAAAACCTCCTCATCAA TTCCATTGTGGTGGAAAGGCAGCCGTGCATGCCCACGCATCCGCAGAGACCCCTGGTGCTGAAGACAGGCGTGCAGTTCACAGTTAAACTCAG GCTGCTGGTCAAGCTACCGGAGTTGAACTGCCAGCTAAAAGTCAAAGCCTCTTTCGACAA ATTTCGTAGGTTCAATATTTTAGGAACCAGCAGTAAAGTCATGAATATGGAGGAATCAAACGGCTGCCTGTCTGCTGAGTTCCGGCACTTG cagctgaaagaaaagaaagcagctGGAAGTAGAGCAAATGAG tcttctcttctcatcatgGAAGAACTTCATTCCATCAGCTTTGACACTCAACTCAACCAAGGAGATATCTCCATCGATATAACG aCCACTTCACTCCCTGTAGTGGTGATATCTCATGTCGGCCAGCTGCCGAGTGCCTGGGCCTCCATCCTCTGGTTTAACATGGTCTGCACTGACTATCAG AACCTTGGGTTTTTCCTGAACCCTCCGTCGGTGATGTGGGGAGACCTGGCGAAGGTTCTGAGCTGGCAGTTTTCCTCGGTCACTAAGAGAGGCCTTAACTCAGACCAGCTGAGCATGCTGGCGGATAAACTGCTGG GTCCCGAGGCTCAAGGAGACCCGAACACTGCTGTCTACTGGAGTAAGTTCATTAAG acgGCTTCGAACGAGAGAGGAGTTGCTTTCTGGCTGTGGATTGATGGGATACTGGACCTCATCAAACGATGCCTACTCAATATCTGGAATGATGG GTATATAGTGGGCTTTATTaataaagagaaggagagaactCTGCTACAAGACAAACTTCCAGGCACTTTCCTCCTGCGCTTCAGTGAGACGTGTAAAGACGGAGGCATCACCATCACGTGGGTGGAGCAGTCCCAGAACG GTGAACCGCAAACACACTCGGTGAAACCCTACAGGAAGTCCGATTTAGTCAACCTCTCTTTCCCTGACGTCATTCGGAACTACACACTAATGGATGCTGAGAATATTCCAGAAAACCCTCTGCTCTACCTGTATCCGGACATCCCTAAAGACATCGCGTTCGGACGCTACTACAGCAGCCCCTCGGACG CTTCAGAAGACATGGACGTTGACAAACCGCCTGTCTTAAGTCCGTATGTGGACAGACGGATAATTCCAGTGTCAGAAGT CCCAGATGGAAGACTTCAAGACAAAATACTGCCACTGAGTCCCGAGGAATTCGGAGAGCTACAGcatattaacaaaaacaacGGAATGGACAATTTG TGTGTAACTTTACCTCCTTAA
- the stat1b gene encoding signal transducer and activator of transcription 1b isoform X1, with protein MALWYQLQQLDSRYLEQIDQLYDDTFPMEIRQYLSQWIESIDWDAVALDESLARLRFHDLLSKLDELYSRLNPSNNFLLQHNIRKIQRNLQEHFQENPMYMAMIISNFLNEERRILETALRTQENTGSSQGNVVMEKQKQLDSQVNELKKRVQEAEQDIQVLEDLQDEHDFKRKTLQNRMEIEANTQITKEIQLEELKIREMFLKLNKMKEAVVMELLNALKLADLTQSTLISEKVPEWKQRQQMACIGGPPNACLDQLQNWFTTVAECLQQIRHQLNTLQELVLNFTYDNDPIALNMNSLQEQALSLFKNLLINSIVVERQPCMPTHPQRPLVLKTGVQFTVKLRLLVKLPELNCQLKVKASFDKDLTEKNTVKGFRRFNILGTSSKVMNMEESNGCLSAEFRHLQLKEKKAAGSRANESSLLIMEELHSISFDTQLNQGDISIDITTTSLPVVVISHVGQLPSAWASILWFNMVCTDYQNLGFFLNPPSVMWGDLAKVLSWQFSSVTKRGLNSDQLSMLADKLLGPEAQGDPNTAVYWSKFIKTASNERGVAFWLWIDGILDLIKRCLLNIWNDGYIVGFINKEKERTLLQDKLPGTFLLRFSETCKDGGITITWVEQSQNGEPQTHSVKPYRKSDLVNLSFPDVIRNYTLMDAENIPENPLLYLYPDIPKDIAFGRYYSSPSDASEDMDVDKPPVLSPYVDRRIIPVSEVPDGRLQDKILPLSPEEFGELQHINKNNGMDNLCVTLPP; from the exons ATGGCACTTTGGTACCAGCTACAACAGCTGGACTCAAGATACCTGGAGCAAATCGACCAGCTCTACGATGATACGTTCCCCATGGAGATTCGTCAGTACCTCAGCCAATGGATTGAAAGCATTGACTG GGACGCTGTGGCCCTTGATGAGTCCCTAGCGAGGCTGCGTTTCCACGACCTTCTGAGTAAGCTGGATGAGCTTTACAGTCGCCTGAATCCAAGCAACAACTTCCTCCTTCAGCACAACATCCGCAAAATACAGCGCAACCTACAG GAACACTTTCAGGAAAATCCAATGTACATGGCTATGATTATATCCAACTTCCTGAATGAGGAAAGGAGAATTCTAGAGACAGCCCTCAGAACACAG GAAAATACGGGCTCATCCCAGGGCAATGTTGTAATGGAGAAGCAGAAGCAGCTGGACAGCCAGGTGAACGAGCTGAAGAAGAGAGTGCAG GAAGCAGAACAGGACATTCAGGTTCTGGAGGATCTACAAGACGAGCATGACTTCAAGAGGAAAACTTTACAGAACAGAA tggAGATTgaagcaaatacacaaataacCAAAGAGATTCAGCTGGAGGAGTTGAAGATCAGAGAAATGTTCCTTAAGCTGAACAAAATGAAAGAG GCTGTAGTAATGGAGTTACTAAATGCACTAAAATTAGCAGATCTGACCCAGAGCACACTCAtatcagaaaaggttccagAGTGGAAGCAGAGGCAGCAGATGGCTTGCATTGGTGGTCCTCCAAATGCCTGCCTGGATCAGTTACAGAACtg GTTCACCACAGTGGCAGAGTGTTTGCAGCAGATACGTCAtcagctgaacacactgcagGAGCTGGTGCTGAACTTCACCTACGACAACGACCCCATCGCTTTGAACATGAACTCACTGCAGGAGCAGGCGCTGTCGCTCTTCAAAAACCTCCTCATCAA TTCCATTGTGGTGGAAAGGCAGCCGTGCATGCCCACGCATCCGCAGAGACCCCTGGTGCTGAAGACAGGCGTGCAGTTCACAGTTAAACTCAG GCTGCTGGTCAAGCTACCGGAGTTGAACTGCCAGCTAAAAGTCAAAGCCTCTTTCGACAA gGATTTAACAGAAAAGAATACAGTCAAGGG ATTTCGTAGGTTCAATATTTTAGGAACCAGCAGTAAAGTCATGAATATGGAGGAATCAAACGGCTGCCTGTCTGCTGAGTTCCGGCACTTG cagctgaaagaaaagaaagcagctGGAAGTAGAGCAAATGAG tcttctcttctcatcatgGAAGAACTTCATTCCATCAGCTTTGACACTCAACTCAACCAAGGAGATATCTCCATCGATATAACG aCCACTTCACTCCCTGTAGTGGTGATATCTCATGTCGGCCAGCTGCCGAGTGCCTGGGCCTCCATCCTCTGGTTTAACATGGTCTGCACTGACTATCAG AACCTTGGGTTTTTCCTGAACCCTCCGTCGGTGATGTGGGGAGACCTGGCGAAGGTTCTGAGCTGGCAGTTTTCCTCGGTCACTAAGAGAGGCCTTAACTCAGACCAGCTGAGCATGCTGGCGGATAAACTGCTGG GTCCCGAGGCTCAAGGAGACCCGAACACTGCTGTCTACTGGAGTAAGTTCATTAAG acgGCTTCGAACGAGAGAGGAGTTGCTTTCTGGCTGTGGATTGATGGGATACTGGACCTCATCAAACGATGCCTACTCAATATCTGGAATGATGG GTATATAGTGGGCTTTATTaataaagagaaggagagaactCTGCTACAAGACAAACTTCCAGGCACTTTCCTCCTGCGCTTCAGTGAGACGTGTAAAGACGGAGGCATCACCATCACGTGGGTGGAGCAGTCCCAGAACG GTGAACCGCAAACACACTCGGTGAAACCCTACAGGAAGTCCGATTTAGTCAACCTCTCTTTCCCTGACGTCATTCGGAACTACACACTAATGGATGCTGAGAATATTCCAGAAAACCCTCTGCTCTACCTGTATCCGGACATCCCTAAAGACATCGCGTTCGGACGCTACTACAGCAGCCCCTCGGACG CTTCAGAAGACATGGACGTTGACAAACCGCCTGTCTTAAGTCCGTATGTGGACAGACGGATAATTCCAGTGTCAGAAGT CCCAGATGGAAGACTTCAAGACAAAATACTGCCACTGAGTCCCGAGGAATTCGGAGAGCTACAGcatattaacaaaaacaacGGAATGGACAATTTG TGTGTAACTTTACCTCCTTAA
- the stat1b gene encoding signal transducer and activator of transcription 1b isoform X5, producing MALWYQLQQLDSRYLEQIDQLYDDTFPMEIRQYLSQWIESIDWDAVALDESLARLRFHDLLSKLDELYSRLNPSNNFLLQHNIRKIQRNLQEHFQENPMYMAMIISNFLNEERRILETALRTQENTGSSQGNVVMEKQKQLDSQVNELKKRVQEAEQDIQVLEDLQDEHDFKRKTLQNRMEIEANTQITKEIQLEELKIREMFLKLNKMKEAVVMELLNALKLADLTQSTLISEKVPEWKQRQQMACIGGPPNACLDQLQNWFTTVAECLQQIRHQLNTLQELVLNFTYDNDPIALNMNSLQEQALSLFKNLLINSIVVERQPCMPTHPQRPLVLKTGVQFTVKLRLLVKLPELNCQLKVKASFDKDLTEKNTVKGFRRFNILGTSSKVMNMEESNGCLSAEFRHLQLKEKKAAGSRANESSLLIMEELHSISFDTQLNQGDISIDITTTSLPVVVISHVGQLPSAWASILWFNMVCTDYQNLGFFLNPPSVMWGDLAKVLSWQFSSVTKRGLNSDQLSMLADKLLGPEAQGDPNTAVYWSKFIKTASNERGVAFWLWIDGILDLIKRCLLNIWNDGYIVGFINKEKERTLLQDKLPGTFLLRFSETCKDGGITITWVEQSQNGEPQTHSVKPYRKSDLVNLSFPDVIRNYTLMDAENIPENPLLYLYPDIPKDIAFGRYYSSPSDASEDMDVDKPPVLSPYVDRRIIPVSEVWKTSRQNTATESRGIRRATAY from the exons ATGGCACTTTGGTACCAGCTACAACAGCTGGACTCAAGATACCTGGAGCAAATCGACCAGCTCTACGATGATACGTTCCCCATGGAGATTCGTCAGTACCTCAGCCAATGGATTGAAAGCATTGACTG GGACGCTGTGGCCCTTGATGAGTCCCTAGCGAGGCTGCGTTTCCACGACCTTCTGAGTAAGCTGGATGAGCTTTACAGTCGCCTGAATCCAAGCAACAACTTCCTCCTTCAGCACAACATCCGCAAAATACAGCGCAACCTACAG GAACACTTTCAGGAAAATCCAATGTACATGGCTATGATTATATCCAACTTCCTGAATGAGGAAAGGAGAATTCTAGAGACAGCCCTCAGAACACAG GAAAATACGGGCTCATCCCAGGGCAATGTTGTAATGGAGAAGCAGAAGCAGCTGGACAGCCAGGTGAACGAGCTGAAGAAGAGAGTGCAG GAAGCAGAACAGGACATTCAGGTTCTGGAGGATCTACAAGACGAGCATGACTTCAAGAGGAAAACTTTACAGAACAGAA tggAGATTgaagcaaatacacaaataacCAAAGAGATTCAGCTGGAGGAGTTGAAGATCAGAGAAATGTTCCTTAAGCTGAACAAAATGAAAGAG GCTGTAGTAATGGAGTTACTAAATGCACTAAAATTAGCAGATCTGACCCAGAGCACACTCAtatcagaaaaggttccagAGTGGAAGCAGAGGCAGCAGATGGCTTGCATTGGTGGTCCTCCAAATGCCTGCCTGGATCAGTTACAGAACtg GTTCACCACAGTGGCAGAGTGTTTGCAGCAGATACGTCAtcagctgaacacactgcagGAGCTGGTGCTGAACTTCACCTACGACAACGACCCCATCGCTTTGAACATGAACTCACTGCAGGAGCAGGCGCTGTCGCTCTTCAAAAACCTCCTCATCAA TTCCATTGTGGTGGAAAGGCAGCCGTGCATGCCCACGCATCCGCAGAGACCCCTGGTGCTGAAGACAGGCGTGCAGTTCACAGTTAAACTCAG GCTGCTGGTCAAGCTACCGGAGTTGAACTGCCAGCTAAAAGTCAAAGCCTCTTTCGACAA gGATTTAACAGAAAAGAATACAGTCAAGGG ATTTCGTAGGTTCAATATTTTAGGAACCAGCAGTAAAGTCATGAATATGGAGGAATCAAACGGCTGCCTGTCTGCTGAGTTCCGGCACTTG cagctgaaagaaaagaaagcagctGGAAGTAGAGCAAATGAG tcttctcttctcatcatgGAAGAACTTCATTCCATCAGCTTTGACACTCAACTCAACCAAGGAGATATCTCCATCGATATAACG aCCACTTCACTCCCTGTAGTGGTGATATCTCATGTCGGCCAGCTGCCGAGTGCCTGGGCCTCCATCCTCTGGTTTAACATGGTCTGCACTGACTATCAG AACCTTGGGTTTTTCCTGAACCCTCCGTCGGTGATGTGGGGAGACCTGGCGAAGGTTCTGAGCTGGCAGTTTTCCTCGGTCACTAAGAGAGGCCTTAACTCAGACCAGCTGAGCATGCTGGCGGATAAACTGCTGG GTCCCGAGGCTCAAGGAGACCCGAACACTGCTGTCTACTGGAGTAAGTTCATTAAG acgGCTTCGAACGAGAGAGGAGTTGCTTTCTGGCTGTGGATTGATGGGATACTGGACCTCATCAAACGATGCCTACTCAATATCTGGAATGATGG GTATATAGTGGGCTTTATTaataaagagaaggagagaactCTGCTACAAGACAAACTTCCAGGCACTTTCCTCCTGCGCTTCAGTGAGACGTGTAAAGACGGAGGCATCACCATCACGTGGGTGGAGCAGTCCCAGAACG GTGAACCGCAAACACACTCGGTGAAACCCTACAGGAAGTCCGATTTAGTCAACCTCTCTTTCCCTGACGTCATTCGGAACTACACACTAATGGATGCTGAGAATATTCCAGAAAACCCTCTGCTCTACCTGTATCCGGACATCCCTAAAGACATCGCGTTCGGACGCTACTACAGCAGCCCCTCGGACG CTTCAGAAGACATGGACGTTGACAAACCGCCTGTCTTAAGTCCGTATGTGGACAGACGGATAATTCCAGTGTCAGAAGT ATGGAAGACTTCAAGACAAAATACTGCCACTGAGTCCCGAGGAATTCGGAGAGCTACAGcatattaa
- the stat1b gene encoding signal transducer and activator of transcription 1b isoform X4 encodes MALWYQLQQLDSRYLEQIDQLYDDTFPMEIRQYLSQWIESIDWDAVALDESLARLRFHDLLSKLDELYSRLNPSNNFLLQHNIRKIQRNLQEHFQENPMYMAMIISNFLNEERRILETALRTQENTGSSQGNVVMEKQKQLDSQVNELKKRVQEAEQDIQVLEDLQDEHDFKRKTLQNRMEIEANTQITKEIQLEELKIREMFLKLNKMKEAVVMELLNALKLADLTQSTLISEKVPEWKQRQQMACIGGPPNACLDQLQNWFTTVAECLQQIRHQLNTLQELVLNFTYDNDPIALNMNSLQEQALSLFKNLLINSIVVERQPCMPTHPQRPLVLKTGVQFTVKLRLLVKLPELNCQLKVKASFDKFRRFNILGTSSKVMNMEESNGCLSAEFRHLLKEKKAAGSRANESSLLIMEELHSISFDTQLNQGDISIDITTTSLPVVVISHVGQLPSAWASILWFNMVCTDYQNLGFFLNPPSVMWGDLAKVLSWQFSSVTKRGLNSDQLSMLADKLLGPEAQGDPNTAVYWSKFIKTASNERGVAFWLWIDGILDLIKRCLLNIWNDGYIVGFINKEKERTLLQDKLPGTFLLRFSETCKDGGITITWVEQSQNGEPQTHSVKPYRKSDLVNLSFPDVIRNYTLMDAENIPENPLLYLYPDIPKDIAFGRYYSSPSDASEDMDVDKPPVLSPYVDRRIIPVSEVPDGRLQDKILPLSPEEFGELQHINKNNGMDNLCVTLPP; translated from the exons ATGGCACTTTGGTACCAGCTACAACAGCTGGACTCAAGATACCTGGAGCAAATCGACCAGCTCTACGATGATACGTTCCCCATGGAGATTCGTCAGTACCTCAGCCAATGGATTGAAAGCATTGACTG GGACGCTGTGGCCCTTGATGAGTCCCTAGCGAGGCTGCGTTTCCACGACCTTCTGAGTAAGCTGGATGAGCTTTACAGTCGCCTGAATCCAAGCAACAACTTCCTCCTTCAGCACAACATCCGCAAAATACAGCGCAACCTACAG GAACACTTTCAGGAAAATCCAATGTACATGGCTATGATTATATCCAACTTCCTGAATGAGGAAAGGAGAATTCTAGAGACAGCCCTCAGAACACAG GAAAATACGGGCTCATCCCAGGGCAATGTTGTAATGGAGAAGCAGAAGCAGCTGGACAGCCAGGTGAACGAGCTGAAGAAGAGAGTGCAG GAAGCAGAACAGGACATTCAGGTTCTGGAGGATCTACAAGACGAGCATGACTTCAAGAGGAAAACTTTACAGAACAGAA tggAGATTgaagcaaatacacaaataacCAAAGAGATTCAGCTGGAGGAGTTGAAGATCAGAGAAATGTTCCTTAAGCTGAACAAAATGAAAGAG GCTGTAGTAATGGAGTTACTAAATGCACTAAAATTAGCAGATCTGACCCAGAGCACACTCAtatcagaaaaggttccagAGTGGAAGCAGAGGCAGCAGATGGCTTGCATTGGTGGTCCTCCAAATGCCTGCCTGGATCAGTTACAGAACtg GTTCACCACAGTGGCAGAGTGTTTGCAGCAGATACGTCAtcagctgaacacactgcagGAGCTGGTGCTGAACTTCACCTACGACAACGACCCCATCGCTTTGAACATGAACTCACTGCAGGAGCAGGCGCTGTCGCTCTTCAAAAACCTCCTCATCAA TTCCATTGTGGTGGAAAGGCAGCCGTGCATGCCCACGCATCCGCAGAGACCCCTGGTGCTGAAGACAGGCGTGCAGTTCACAGTTAAACTCAG GCTGCTGGTCAAGCTACCGGAGTTGAACTGCCAGCTAAAAGTCAAAGCCTCTTTCGACAA ATTTCGTAGGTTCAATATTTTAGGAACCAGCAGTAAAGTCATGAATATGGAGGAATCAAACGGCTGCCTGTCTGCTGAGTTCCGGCACTTG ctgaaagaaaagaaagcagctGGAAGTAGAGCAAATGAG tcttctcttctcatcatgGAAGAACTTCATTCCATCAGCTTTGACACTCAACTCAACCAAGGAGATATCTCCATCGATATAACG aCCACTTCACTCCCTGTAGTGGTGATATCTCATGTCGGCCAGCTGCCGAGTGCCTGGGCCTCCATCCTCTGGTTTAACATGGTCTGCACTGACTATCAG AACCTTGGGTTTTTCCTGAACCCTCCGTCGGTGATGTGGGGAGACCTGGCGAAGGTTCTGAGCTGGCAGTTTTCCTCGGTCACTAAGAGAGGCCTTAACTCAGACCAGCTGAGCATGCTGGCGGATAAACTGCTGG GTCCCGAGGCTCAAGGAGACCCGAACACTGCTGTCTACTGGAGTAAGTTCATTAAG acgGCTTCGAACGAGAGAGGAGTTGCTTTCTGGCTGTGGATTGATGGGATACTGGACCTCATCAAACGATGCCTACTCAATATCTGGAATGATGG GTATATAGTGGGCTTTATTaataaagagaaggagagaactCTGCTACAAGACAAACTTCCAGGCACTTTCCTCCTGCGCTTCAGTGAGACGTGTAAAGACGGAGGCATCACCATCACGTGGGTGGAGCAGTCCCAGAACG GTGAACCGCAAACACACTCGGTGAAACCCTACAGGAAGTCCGATTTAGTCAACCTCTCTTTCCCTGACGTCATTCGGAACTACACACTAATGGATGCTGAGAATATTCCAGAAAACCCTCTGCTCTACCTGTATCCGGACATCCCTAAAGACATCGCGTTCGGACGCTACTACAGCAGCCCCTCGGACG CTTCAGAAGACATGGACGTTGACAAACCGCCTGTCTTAAGTCCGTATGTGGACAGACGGATAATTCCAGTGTCAGAAGT CCCAGATGGAAGACTTCAAGACAAAATACTGCCACTGAGTCCCGAGGAATTCGGAGAGCTACAGcatattaacaaaaacaacGGAATGGACAATTTG TGTGTAACTTTACCTCCTTAA